A single region of the Vicia villosa cultivar HV-30 ecotype Madison, WI linkage group LG4, Vvil1.0, whole genome shotgun sequence genome encodes:
- the LOC131598853 gene encoding DEAD-box ATP-dependent RNA helicase 41, translated as MNNNMADSNPIHDDPSTIPSLPTDQPNDAGNDVKLCSKDQRDALPGEPKCTVCGRYGEYICDETDDDVCSLECKQLVLCRISKSSSCVGDLPPPKKLPAADECFYVRDTDYESGMLLSRGDQVQAELLRKKLDIHVKGVVSAPVLSFASCNLPDKLLHNIEGAGYEMPTPVQMQAIPAASMGKNMLVLADTGSGKSASFLIPIISCCVSHRLTYVSDKKKPLAMVLTPTRELSIQVEEHAKLLGKGLPFKTALVVGGDAMARQIYRIQQGVELIVGTPGRLVDLLTKHEIDLDDVTTFVVDEVDCMLQSGFRDQVLQIFTALSQPQVLMYSATMSDSLEKMANSLAKDTVIITVGEPNRPNKAVKQLAIWVESKQKKQKLFDILTSQKHFKPPVVIYVASRLGADLLANAITVSTGTKAVSIHGEKSMTERREIMQSFMVGEFPVVVATGVLGRGVDLLGVRQVIVFDMPNSIKEYVHQIGRASRMGEEGQAIVFVNDENKNVLAELVDVLKSGAAAIPRELINSQYATGFFSGGKGSKKRKHR; from the exons ATGAACAACAACATGGCTGATTCTAACCCCATTCACGATGACCCATCAACGATTCCATCGCTCCCAACCGATCAACCTAATG ATGCAGGAAATGATGTGAAATTGTGTTCTAAGGATCAGAGAGATGCTCTACCAGGTGAGCCCAAGTGTACTGTTTGTGGCCGGTATGGCGAGTATATATGCGATGAAACTGACGACGATGTTTGTAGTTTGGAATGTAAACAGTTAGTACTATGTCGAATTTCTAAATCGTCGTCGTGTGTTGGAGATCTTCCACCGCCTAAAAAGCTACCTGCAGCCGATGAGTGTTTTTATGTTAGAGATACCGATTACGAATCTGGTATGCTGTTATCGAGAGGTGATCAGGTTCAGGCTGAATTGCTTAGGAAAAAACTCGACATTCACGTGAAGGGTGTTGTATCGGCACCGGTTTTGTCGTTTGCTTCCTGTAACCTTCCTGATAAACTCCTGCATAACATCGAAGGAGCTGGATATGAGATGCCTACGCCTGTCCAAATGCAAGCAATCCCGGCTGCTTCGATGGGGAAGAACATGCTTGTTTTGGCCGATACCGGATCGGGAAAGTCTGCTTCGTTTCTTATTCCGATAATTTCTTGTTGCGTGAGTCATCGTTTGACTTATGTTTCGGATAAGAAAAAGCCTTTAGCTATGGTGTTAACGCCTACAAGAGAGCTCAGTATACAGGTTGAAGAGCATGCGAAATTGCTCGGAAAAGGATTGCCGTTTAAAACCGCACTTGTGGTTGGTGGCGATGCAATGGCTAGACAAATCTACCGCATTCAACAAGGTGTCGAATTGATTGTCGGAACGCCAGGAAGGCTCGTTGATCTTTTAACAAAGCACGAGATTGACTTAGACGACGTAACAACTTTTGTTGTCGATGAGGTGGATTGCATGCTTCAAAGTGGTTTTCGAGATCAGGTTTTACAGATATTCACGGCTTTGTCACAACCTCAGGTCTTAATGTATTCGGCAACAATGTCTGATTCTTTAGAGAAAATGGCGAACTCTCTCGCAAAAGATACCGTGATTATAACCGTCGGCGAACCTAACAGACCAAATAAGGCCGTGAAGCAGCTAGCTATTTGGGTCGAGTCGAAACAAAAGAAGCAGAAACTGTTTGACATTTTAACAAGCCAGAAACATTTTAAGCCACCTGTCGTAATATACGTCGCCTCGAGACTCGGGGCAGATCTACTTGCAAATGCAATTACAGTTTCAACAGGAACGAAAGCCGTTTCAATTCACGGCGAGAAGTCAATGACTGAAAGGCGGGAAATAATGCAGTCGTTTATGGTCGGCGAGTTCCCGGTGGTTGTGGCTACCGGAGTTTTGGGTAGGGGGGTCGATCTATTGGGTGTAAGACAAGTAATTGTATTCGACATGCCGAATTCCATTAAGGAGTATGTGCATCAAATAGGAAGGGCTTCTAGAATGGGAGAGGAAGGTCAAGCCATAGTTTTTGTAAATGATGAGAATAAGAATGTTTTAGCAGAGTTAGTCGATGTATTAAAGTCGGGCGCGGCGGCTATACCTAGGGAGCTTATCAATTCACAATACGCCACAGGATTTTTCTCAGGGGGCAAGGGTTCAAAGAAGAGAAAGCATAGATGA
- the LOC131594545 gene encoding probable magnesium transporter NIPA8: MGEWVVGAFINLFGSLAINFGTNLLKLGHNERERHLLGSDGVHGKVTLKPIIYFQSWRIGILFFFLGNCLNFISFGYAAQSLLAALGSVQFVSNLAFAYFVLNKVVTVKVLVATAFIVLGNVFLVAFGNHQSPVYTPEQLTEKYTNVAFLLYLLALIVIVVVHHSVYKRGELLIAVSGHELKPFWNMLLPFSYAVVSGAIGSCSVLFAKSLSNLLRLAFSNGYQLHSWFTYSMLLLFLSTAGFWMTRLNEGLSLFDAILIVPMFQIAWTLFSICTGFIYFQEYQVFDTLRTTMFILGMMCVFIGISLLAPDESKVSETKDGSLDSTVSPAISTEMKRLVVSSEEAAHNKDPRSFVKGILLKVTDILVKAKTSCALTLGFGEDTINASSVFVMPMMSSRMNGFRGNGLERARILSMRHPGWSKIPMDEDATKLLETSTIVPSSP; the protein is encoded by the exons ATGGGGGAGTGGGTTGTTGGAGCTTTCATCAACCTTTTTGGTAGTCTTGCTATAAACTTTGGAACCAACCTTCTCAAATTAGGACATAATGAG AGAGAAAGACATTTACTCGGAAGTGATGGGGTACATGGAAAGGTGACTTTGAAGCCTATTATATACTTTCAGAGTTGGAGAATCG GTATCCTATTTTTCTTTCTTGGAAATTGCCTTAATTTCATTTCCTTTGGCTATGCCGCTCAG TCACTTCTTGCAGCTTTGGGATCTGTTCAGTTTGTATCTAACCTCGCATTCGCTTACTTTGTGTTGAACAAAGTGGTAACAGTCAA GGTACTGGTTGCCACGGCTTTTATTGTTCTTGGAAATGTTTTTCTAGTTGCTTTTGGCAATCACCAATCACCGG TTTATACTCCAGAGCAGTTGACAGAGAAATATACCAATGTCGCATTCCTTCTGTACCTTCTAGCTTTGATTGTAATTGTTGTCGTGCATCACTCCGTTTACAA GCGAGGTGAACTTCTGATTGCTGTATCAGGACATGAGCTCAAACCCTTTTGGAATATGCTATTGCCATTTTCTTATGCTGTAGTTTCCGGGGCTATAGGTTCATGCTCAGTGTTGTTCGCTAAATCACT TTCTAATCTCTTACGACTGGCTTTTTCCAATGGTTATCAGTTGCACAGCTGGTTCACATATTCCATGCTTCTTTTATTTCTCAGTACTGCTGGATTTTGG ATGACCAGGTTGAATGAGGGATTGTCCTTGTTCGATGCAATTCTTATTGTTCCCATGTTTCAGATCGCTTGGACACTCTTCTCAATTTGTACAGGATTTATATATTTTCAGGAATATCAG GTATTTGACACATTAAGGACAACAATGTTTATACTTGGAATGATGTGTGTGTTCATTGGCATTTCTTTGTTAGCACCTGATGAATCAAAAG TTTCCGAGACTAAAGACGGTTCTTTGGATTCCACCGTGTCTCCTGCCATTTCAACAGAAATGAAAAG GTTAGTAGTGTCTTCTGAAGAAGCAGCACACAACAAAGACCCACGATCTTTTGTCAAAGGAATCCTGTTAAAGGTTACAGATATTCTGGTCAAGGCAAAG ACATCTTGTGCATTGACTCTTGGTTTTGGGGAGGATACGATCAATGCGTCTTCAGTTTTCGTGATGCCAATGATGTCGTCAAGAATGAATGGCTTCAGAGGTAATGGACTCGAACGGGCAAGAATTTTATCGATGAGACATCCAGGTTGGAGCAAGATCCCTATGGATGAAGATGCAACTAAATTGCTTGAAACTAGTACAATTGTTCCTTCTAGCCCTTGA
- the LOC131594549 gene encoding uncharacterized protein LOC131594549 — protein sequence MGNSCPSRKTSKYFREVGESKVRESCPSRKVSKYFVKVEDFKVSDSCRSRNLSEHFQEVEELELDYQKRVSPCPSRKVKNNCKKKSVTGFRECVKKRKCEGTRVTENLKVEDSSCLANIYEYLAKVEEIITKGSLLLQKVSDSSRGGYEVEENCMKEINDFLNQYVYHGRSVPISRKRVKKSEILEEGGDSEYRAKIKETKIKFESILGDLSNSFQEGPKVEEGSSLVPPKMKSKSRGKKTQPFLKAERYKEAYKRKSPENNWVPPRSHWNLIQEDHFHDPWRVLVICMLLNRTTGAQTKKVIDKFFKLCPNAESCMRVSREEIQEVIKSLGLQGKRSAMLQRLSCEYLSETWTHVTELHSVGKYAADAYAIFCTGKWNEVVPNDHMLNKYWDLLHTLSSSQDYTLSSSLD from the exons ATGGGTAATTCTTGTCCTTCAAGGAAGACGTCGAAATATTTTCGTGAAGTTGGAGAGTCTAAAGTGCGCGAATCTTGTCCTTCAAGGAAGGTGTCGAAGTATTTTGTGAAAGTCGAAGATTTTAAAGTGAGTGATTCTTGTCGTTCGAGGAACTTGTCGGAACATTTTCAGGAAGTTGAAGAGTTAGAACTGGATTATCAAAAGAGAGTGTCTCCTTGTCCTTCTAGAAAGGTTAAGAACAATTGTAAGAAGAAGAGTGTGACGGGTTTCAGAGAGTGTGTTAAGAAGAGGAAATGTGAAGGAACTCGAGTTACTGAAAATTTGAAAGTCGAAGATTCTTCTTGTTTGGCAAACATCTATGAATATTTAGCTAAAGTTGAAGAGATTATAACTAAGGGCAGTTTGTTACTTCAAAAGGTCTCTGACTCCTCTAGAGGAGGGTATGAAGTTGAAGAAAACTGTATGaaggaaattaatgattttttgaatCAATATGTATACCACGGTAGGAGTGTGCCGATTTCAAGAAAGCGTGTTAAGAAGAGTGAAATTTTAGAAGAGGGTGGTGATTCGGAATATAGAGCTAAAATCAAAGAGACCAAAATTAAGTTTGAATCGATACTTGGAGATTTATCTAACTCCTTTCAAGAGGGGCCTAAAGTTGAAGAAGGTTCGTCTCTTGTTCCTCCTAAAATGAAATCCAAAAGTCGTGGTAAGAAAACTCAACCTTTTCTTAAGGCCGAGAGATATAAGGAAGCTTACAAAAGAAAAAGTCCGGAAAACAATTGGGTGCCTCCTCGTTCTCATTGGAATCTCATTCAAGAGGATCATTTTCATGATCCATGGAGAGTATTAGTTATTTGTATGCTATTAAACAGAACTACTGGCGCACAG ACAAAAAAAGTTATAGACAAGTTTTTCAAGTTATGCCCAAACGCAGAGTCTTGTATGCGAGTATCAAGAGAGGAGATACAAGAGGTAATAAAGTCATTAGGTCTTCAAGGGAAAAGGTCGGCGATGCTGCAACGCCTTTCTTGTGAATACTTGTCTGAGACTTGGACTCATGTAACTGAACTGCATAGTGTCGGCAA GTATGCGGCGGATGCTTATGCTATATTTTGTACTGGCAAGTGGAATGAAGTTGTGCCAAATGATCATATGCTGAACAAATATTGGGATTTACTTCATACATTGTCAAGTTCCCAAGATTATACATTGTCAAGTTCACTAGATTAA